AGCACGCGGACGGCCACACGTTCCCGGTCGAGGTCCACCTGTCATTGGTCGAGATTCACGGGAGTGAGCGCGTCCTCGCGAGCGTCCGCGACATCACGGAGCGGAAGCGCCGAGAGCGGGAGTTCGAGCAGATATTCAACAACGTGAACGACGCCATCGCGGTGCACGACCCCGAGACCGGTGAGTTCATCGACGTGAACGACTCCTACGTCGACCAGTTCGGGTACGACCCCGAGACGATCCGGGAGCTCGGTGTAGCGGGCCTGAGCCTCACGGAGGACGGGTTCACGACGGAACAGAACCAGGGCATCATCCAACGCGTGGCGGCGACCGGAGAGCCGGAGACGGTCGAGTGGCGGGTCGAACACGCCAACGGCGACGAACGCATCTACGAGGCAAAGGCGACCGCGGCGACCATCGACGGGGAGCACCGCGTCGTGGTCATCAACCGTGACATCACGGAGCGGAGAGAACGCGAGAGGGAACTGCGGCGGACACAGCGTCAGTTCCGGCAGATCTCGGAAGCAGTCGACGAAGTCATCCATCTCGCGTCCGCGGACCTGTCGGAGACCCATTACCTCAGCCCGTCGTACGAAGATATCTGGGGCCGCCCTGTCGAGGAGATGTACGAGGATTCGTTCTCCTTCGAGGAGACGGTCCACCCCGACGACCGAGCGGGCTTCCTCGCGTTCCTCGACGAGGTGACGACCGAGTTGACCGACCCCGATATCGACGAGGCCGACCAGTACAGCTACGACTACCGGGTCCAGCGCGACGACGGCGAGGTCCGCTGGGTCTCCGGACGGCTCTACCCCATCCACGACGCCGAGGGCCGGGCGATCCGGCTCGTCTCCGTGAACCGCGACGTGACCGAGACGAGACAGCGCCAGCAGACGCTCGAATCGTTCCAGGACGCGACGGCCGAACTGACGACGGCCGATTCGACCGACGAGGCTTGCCGGACTGCTGTCGAGGCCGCGAGCGACGTGTTCGGCCTGCAAGCGGTGTCGGTCCACACGTACGACGGGGACGACGGGCGACTGGTTCCAACCGCCGCGACCGATGCACTGGGACCGGCCGAGGCCCTCCCAACCTGGGACGCCAGCGATACCGTGCCGTGGGAAGCCTTCGTCGATGAACGGGTGGTCCGAACCGACGTGGACGACGATCCCGCGTTCTCGTTCGGCCCCGAGCGCCCCCTCCTGATGATGCCGCTCTCCGGCCACGGTGTGATGACGGTCTGGGCCGAGGACGAGACGCCGGTCGAGACCGCTCACCTCATCGCAGCGACACTGGAGGGAGCCCTCAACCACGTCGTCGGGGAGCGCCGGCTGGAGTCCCAGCGGGCGGAGCTCCAGGCGCAGACGGAACGCGCGGACCAGCTCGCACGGATCGCCGAACTGAACAGGCGCGTCGAGGCCGCGATAACCGACCAGTCGACCCGGGTGGGCGTCGCGAGAGCAGTCTGTGAGCGACTCGTGGAAATCGAGTCGTTCGCTCACGCGTGGGTCGCCGAGGACGGGGCCGGTGGTGGAACGCTCGAACCGATGGCCACGGCAGGTATCTCCCGAGAGACGGTCCAGCAGTGGCTCCACGCGGACGGGGAGCGGGAGGTAGACGTCCACCCAGCTGTGGCGGCCTGGAACAACGACGAGGTGACGGTCGAGGACGACCTGGTCAGTGCGGCCGGGACTGGGTGGCGGCGCGACCTGCTCCGCCGCGGCGTCCAGACCGTCTGTGCCCTGCCGCTCTCGTACGAGGGTATCGTCCACGGTGTACTCGTGGTCAACGCGACGGTCCCCGGGGCGTTCGAGGGGCGGGTCCACGAGACACTCGACCAGCTCGGTAGCTCCATCGGGTACTCGGTGACCGCGATCGACCGCCGGCGCGCGCTCGAGTCCGACGAGACGTTCGAACTGGAGTTCCGGGACGACGGTGCCTCGCTCCCCTTCGCGCGACTCGCGGAGGAGACTGGCTGCCAGGTCCGGCACGAGCGCACCGTCCGCAGACAGGACGGCTCCATCCGTGTCGTGTACCGAATCGTCGGTGAGGTGCCGTCGGACGTGGCTTCCACGGCTGCGGAGACCTTACCAGGTGAGACGGAGGTCCTGACACGGGAGGCCGACCACGCCGTGATCGAACGGAGCGGAGCGACGTGGTTCGGGTCCATCGTCTCGGAGTACGGGGGCGTGCTCAGACGTGGACACGCGACGCCCAGCAGGACGACGGTCGTCGTCGAGCTCCCGACCGAGGCGAACACGCGCCGGTTCGTCCGACGGCTGGAGGAGACGATCCCCGGAATCGACCTCCACGCGCAACGACAGCAGGGGGCTAGCGATCCAGCCCC
The nucleotide sequence above comes from Haloarchaeobius salinus. Encoded proteins:
- a CDS encoding PAS domain S-box protein, whose protein sequence is MSGLDDRGGVLLVGDEGGPVATLLGGSNTGGGWGGSVELSRLSPSFDGDLDQYGVAVIDGTDAVGTAGASIVEAVSALQSADGELPVVPILPEDEETPADELLSTGATVVLPWVTAREQPATTVELLADVARRAASDGVLERTGGNTEQRARRVEQTHLDAAFEANPDPVVVAETETGDIVHATGGFADLVGFDTAEIRERGFEGLAASSAGDGRTPLSALEAVTAGEGPVRVEWEVATASGHRRWLEAAVDETEVAGERFLVSAMRDATRRRAERPDLDHIMAASKTATTFHDPETAAIIETSSGFAEALGYEDRDAVLSAGLDAVEPVGESDTLTAFRETVRQVGQSATMETEEWATTDRDGDTVRFQLFLSPGVAEGEPIVICQWTDVTERRELERTYREVFENVSDGLVVHEPGTGEIVEVNGRFCEMMGYDRDELIGESVGIITAGDEGYSFERARSLIGRAEERGPQLFEWQNEHADGHTFPVEVHLSLVEIHGSERVLASVRDITERKRREREFEQIFNNVNDAIAVHDPETGEFIDVNDSYVDQFGYDPETIRELGVAGLSLTEDGFTTEQNQGIIQRVAATGEPETVEWRVEHANGDERIYEAKATAATIDGEHRVVVINRDITERRERERELRRTQRQFRQISEAVDEVIHLASADLSETHYLSPSYEDIWGRPVEEMYEDSFSFEETVHPDDRAGFLAFLDEVTTELTDPDIDEADQYSYDYRVQRDDGEVRWVSGRLYPIHDAEGRAIRLVSVNRDVTETRQRQQTLESFQDATAELTTADSTDEACRTAVEAASDVFGLQAVSVHTYDGDDGRLVPTAATDALGPAEALPTWDASDTVPWEAFVDERVVRTDVDDDPAFSFGPERPLLMMPLSGHGVMTVWAEDETPVETAHLIAATLEGALNHVVGERRLESQRAELQAQTERADQLARIAELNRRVEAAITDQSTRVGVARAVCERLVEIESFAHAWVAEDGAGGGTLEPMATAGISRETVQQWLHADGEREVDVHPAVAAWNNDEVTVEDDLVSAAGTGWRRDLLRRGVQTVCALPLSYEGIVHGVLVVNATVPGAFEGRVHETLDQLGSSIGYSVTAIDRRRALESDETFELEFRDDGASLPFARLAEETGCQVRHERTVRRQDGSIRVVYRIVGEVPSDVASTAAETLPGETEVLTREADHAVIERSGATWFGSIVSEYGGVLRRGHATPSRTTVVVELPTEANTRRFVRRLEETIPGIDLHAQRQQGASDPAPGALTERIDQRLSPRQREALETAFRMGYFDWPREHSGEDIAEEMDITQPTLNKHLRVGERKLLETILDEPAG